CATCCCTTGATGTTGATTTTAGCTGTAATTCCAAGCGAGGCGCACGGATGCGCCCCATAATACCTGTAGCTGCTATTCCCCAGTCTACGCTATCGTCGTCTACGGCTGGTTTGTAGAGAGAATAACCTGCAACACTGGTGATGGCTTGGAGATATGCATTGCTAAATTGTTCTTTCTGTTGATTGATGTCCACTAAAAATTGAGTTTATTTTTGATGCCATTTTGAGTTGACAAGGTATTATTTCTACAAATCGACTGTCGCTGACTAAATTTGTAACCAAAATCATCTATGTAGCAGAAAATTTGCGTGATATCGAGGCGAGATGCAATGGTAGATATAGCCGAAACCCTGATTTTTATGAGATATTCTTAGTCTCGGTATTTTTTTGTGACTTTGTTGCTGATTCTTAATCTATCGTAGCGATCGCTTGAATCTGTCGAGTTGAGTAAATTCATATTTAGCAACCTTTTTAAGCTTTCTTATTCGTCGAACTCACGTTAACAAAAAATCCGGAAAACCACAAATTCAAAATGTAGATTTGATTGTAATCTACAATGGAAATTATTCTATGTTATCAGAACCAGCTTTTATTGATTATGTCTTAGGTATTGCTACTAAAAATCTTCGTTTATTTGATGATAAAGACCCTAGAATTGATGGAAACATTGCAGGAGAAGATTTACCTTATGATGCAGGTTTCAAATTTAGAACTTCTGTTCAGGGAATTATCAAAGCTATTAGAGCCTGGATTCCTGCTACTGATGATATAAACCAAAGCCACAAAGCACGATTATGGGATGTAGAAACTCAGCAATTATTAACTGAAGCAGAATTTACAAACATTGCGGGAGACTCTTGGAATGAAGTAACCCTTAGTACACCTATCCCAATTCAGCCAAACAAAATTTATCTTGTCTCTACAGAGATTTTAAAAAGGCTACCAAGAGCAGGCTCTTTGTTCAATAATTCTTACACCAAAGATGCAATTACTGTATTAGGTGCAAGCGAGTCAATCAATGGTGTTTTTGCGTACTACGCCGCTGGTTACAACAATCGAGCCACACAATACCCGGCTTTTCCTACTTTTAGTTATCAAAACAGTTACTACTATCAGGATATTGTTTTTGATCCGGCCAGTCTAACCCGAACTATTCATGTTAGAGAACACGTAACAACTCATCCAATCTTCTTAGAAAACCTGAAGGAAGGTACAGAGGGATGGGACAATATTAATTATGCTCAAAATTCAGAGATAGCCGCTTTTGTTTCTTCTGAATCAATTAATAAAGGAGAATTTATTGATATCAAAGCTAGTTTATTAATTCCAGGAAATATCAAGATTGAGGTATTTAGATTAGGTTATTATGATGGAGTAGGAGCTAGACTAGTTTATTCAGTTGATGATATTACTGCAATTACCCAAAGTACAGAAATAGTTAACCCAGCAACTAAATTAGTTAGATTTAACTGGTTGACAATCTACACACTACAAACAGATTCAACTTGGGTAACTGGTTGTTACTTAGTCAAACTAACAGACAAAAGTACTGGTAAGCAGTGTTTATCCTTCTTTGTGTTGCGTGATGATAACTTACAATCAGATATCCTGTATAAATTTGGATTTAGCACCCATTATGCATATAATGGTTTTGCCTATAATACTTCTAATCGATACTCTGCCTACTCAGGTGGAGAGCGATCGCTCTCTATTTCTGTAGATCGACCTTGGGAAGGAAACACAAACAACCCTGGTACACCTAATAGTAACCCACTGAGATGGGAATACCAAACAATTAGATGGTTAGAGAAAAATGCCTATCGTGTTTCTTACTGTTCTGGACAGGATATTGATAAAAATGGCTCAGGTTATGTGAAAAAATATTCTGCCTTTATGATTAGTGGTCATGATGAGTATTGGAGTTTTAAAGAGTATAAAGCAATTAAAGAAGCAATAGAATCAGGTGTGAGTGTTGTTTCACTATCAGCTAACACTTGTTATTGGAATATCAAATGGAGTAGTGATTATAGAACTGCTGTTATCCACAAACGCAATGAAGATTTAGCTGGCGGTAGAGTCAGCAATTATCAACTAGATACATTAAATATTCCGCCTACTTATAGATTCCGTGATCCAGAGCTATTTGGTAAAACAATTGATGGATGTACAATTACAGCAGAGCTAGGATTATTAGGTGTTGGATATATAGGTGATACTAGTAATCTTTACGGTGGCTATTCGCTACAAATTAAAAAAGATGATCCGGTATTGAGAGGAACTGGCTTAAAGCCAGGGGATCAGATTCCTTTGTTAGTCGGTTATGAATGGGATCATATTGATCCAGATCCCAGCGCCCAGCCACAGACAAAAATAGGCACACCAAGCTTTACAGATTCAATTATCTTTGAGTCAACAATAACAGATCCAATACCTAACTCGTCTAACGTCTCACAATCATTTATTGGGGATTTACCCTTGAGCGCAGTACAGACAGCACAGGGAGTTTACTTTACTGCTCCTAGTGGAGCTAAAGTATTCTCTGCTGGTTCATTACAAACTTCTTGGGGATTGGATTCTTGGCAAGTTTCTCCTAGTAGAGAATCAAAACTTTACCAACGAATTATTTACAATGTCCTAGAAGATATGGGAGTTTGGCCAGGTTTTGAGCCACCACAATCTTCTTAATCAATTAGCAGTGGGGGAACCAGCACCGTGCGGGGGTTCCCACGCCACTTGGGCGGCTGTCAGCAAAGCAGATAGTTCTTTCCATTCCCAATTCCCCCAACATAACAATAGGCGAAACCCTTATTGTCACGTAGCAGCAATTAATGAATTGCCGCTACAACGTGTAGTTTTGCATAAGTGTGATTTTTAATAAGCAAAGCTAATATATACCATCAGCTTTACAAAAGCTAAAGTACTTGATTAAGTTTTGTAAATGAGTGTAAATTACTATCACAGGCGAAAACAAAAACGCCTGATACATACATCACAAACGCAATCATCAAACCATGACAGCAACCATTCAACAGCGCAGTAGCGCCAACGTATGGGATCGCTTCTGCGAATGGATCACCAGCACCAACAACCGCCTATACATCGGTTGGTTCGGCGTACTGATGATTCCCACCCTACTAGCTGCAACCACCTGCTTCATCATCGCCTTCATCGCCGCACCCCCCGTAGACATCGACGGAATCCGCGAACCAGTAGCAGGTTCCTTACTCTACGGAAACAACATCATCTCCGGTGCAGTTGTTCCTTCTTCCAACGCTATCGGTTTACACTTCTACCCAATTTGGGAAGCAGCATCTCTTGATGAGTGGCTGTACAACGGTGGCCCTTACCAACTGGTAATATTCCACTTCTTGTGTGGCGTATTCTGCTACTTAGGTCGTGAATGGGAACTATCCTACCGCTTGGGTATGCGTCCTTGGATTTGCCTAGCATTCTCCGCACCAGTTGCAGCAGCAACCGCAGTCTTCTTGATTTACCCCATCGGACAAGGTTCCTTCTCTGATGGTATGCCTTTGGGTATCTCCGGAACCTTCAACTTCATGATTGTGTTCCAAGCAGAACACAACATCCTCATGCACCCCTTCCACATGTTAGGTGTAGCTGGTGTATTCGGTGGAAGCTTGTTCAGTGCAATGCACGGTTCTCTAGTAACAAGTTCCTTAGTTCGTGAAACCACCGAAAACGAATCTCAGAACTACGGTTACAAATTCGGTCAAGAAGAAGAAACCTACAACATTGTTGCAGCACACGGTTACTTCGGTCGCTTGATATTCCAATACGCTTCTTTCAACAACAGCCGTTCGTTGCACTTCTTCCTCGCTGCTTGGCCAGTGATTGGAATCTGGTTCACCGCACTGGGTGTAAGCACAATGGCGTTCAACTTGAACGGTTTCAACTTCAACCAGTCTGTGATTGATTCCCAAGGCCGTGTGATTAACACCTGGGCTGACATCATCAACCGCGCTAACTTGGGTATGGAAGTGATGCACGAACGCAATGCTCACAACTTCCCTCTCGATTTGGCTGCTGGTGATGAAGCTAGAGTTGCTTTAACTGCTCCTGCTATCAACGGTTAAAAACAACTCGTTTAACTAAATAAAAAAAGCGCTCTCCAGAAGGGGAGCGCTTTTTAGTAAGTAGGTGGGTGAAAATAAACATGACTATGTTACGAAAGGTAAATATACCTGAAACCCTTACTACTGACAACTGACAACACAACGACCACGCTCAGTGCATCGCTGACAACTGACGACCCTCACTAGTTAACATCTCGGCTTCGCTCGATGTTAAAGCTTCGACTTCGCTCGATGTTAAAGCTTCGGCTTCGCTCGATGTTAAAGCTTCGACTTCGCTCAGCTTTAACTTTATTCGCACCGACCTACTTATCAGTTGTCAGCCAAAAGATTGCTGGCTATGAATCAATACGGTTCAGTTAGGGCTAAAGACCTGATTTTATGTCGCTACAATTATCCTTAACTGAACCGTATTGGGCTATGAATAGTTGTTGCATTGTGCTTTAAATTACTTTCTAAAGCATGGCTCAAGGTGTTAAAAGAGTTGTTGTTGGATAATTTTGCCTAAACAAGAGTCCAGCAAGAGCTAATTTTTTTTACCGCCTAAGAAACTTTCATGCTGAAATATATATGCGCGATCGCAGCTGTCTTTATCTTCACTTTGGAGTTTGCATCTACAGTTGAAGCTGCAACTCCCCGTTCCAGTTGGGTAGTGAATGAAATTTACCAATATAACCATCCGTTTGCATCACAATTGCCTCAAGAACTAGCGACGAAAATGCAAAAAATGACAGCTAGCCCCTTCGCCTTTTATCGCGGGACGGCTCACATATTTTATCGTGATATGCAAACTTTACCAGGTTCAGCATTTGTCAATTCTCCCACATCAGCCATCTGGTTAGAGGGGGATATGCACATGCAAAATCTTGGAGGTATGAGAGATAGCAATGACAACAACGTTTTTGATACCACCGACTTTGATGAAGGCTATCTTGGCCCCTACGTTTGGGACTTACGACGTATGGCAGTTTCTATTCTCTTGGCGGCTAAAGAAAACGGTTTGAGTTCTAGTGATGCTCAAGATATTGTTCGGAATTTTTTAGATACTTACCTCAACAAGATGAGCGATTTTAAGGGAACCAACGATGAACTATCTTACCGTCTCGAATCCGGCAATACAAACGGTGTAGTCAAGGATTTGATTCAAAAAGCATCAAATAACAGCCGTTCTGACTTGCTAGATAAGAACACTATATTAAATAACAGTGGTAATCGAGTTTTCCAAACAACTTCTGTACTTCAGCCTGTATCTCTTAGCACCTATTCAGACATTACAAATGCTCTAAGCAGCTACATCGCCTCAATTCCTACTAGTAAGCGCTACAGCAATAGTTACTATACCCTGAAAGATATTCGTCTCAAATTAGGTTCTGGTACTGGTAGTCTTGGTAAGTACCGCTATTACTTGCTGATTGAAGGCCCGAGTTCAGCAACAGACGATGATAGAATTTTGGAGATGAAGCAGGAAGGCAGTAGTGCAGTAGCGATCGCAGTTCCAGGTCTGCTACCAACTTCAGTCTATGGTAATCATGAAGGTGAGAGGGTCACAATTACCACTAAAGCCATGCTCACTAATACTGATCCCTTGGTTGGCTACACCACGGTCAATGGCATCCCATTTATGGTGCATGAAAAATCCCCTTATCAGGTAGACTTTGACTATACCTTGCTCACCACCAAATCAAAGTTCATGGATGCGATGGGTTATGTTGGTAAGGCAGTTGCTAAGAACCATGCAATCTCTGATAAAGACTACGATGCTGCGATTATTCCTTACAGCGTTGACAAAGAAGTAACTGACATTGTAAGCGGTAATAAGAGTGGATTCAAAGATGAGATTGTTAACTTTGCGGTAGATTATGCAACTCAAATCGAGTACGACTACGCTAGTTTTGTCAATGCTTATAATCAAGGCGTGACGCTTTATTAAGGGAGATGAGCAATTTTTAATAGCCAAACTGGCTTAGTTCAACTAGTGAACGAAGCCAGTTTGAAATATTACAGTAAATTACTGTAGCAATCAACCAGAACTTTACTGCCATCGAACCGCTCTGTCTAAGACTTTCACCTTAGCCTTTGGAGTAACTAATGTGGAGGAAGCGACAAAAACTCCACAACATTTCTAGTCAATTTTTCTACTGTTCGTGTATCTGCCGTCGCTCTCCTTCGACACACGACAATGGGTCACAGCGATATAACACCCATCCAGTAATGTTAGTGAACTAAAGCAGTCTGAAAATTACAGTAAATTACTGTAACAATCAACCAGAACTTTACTGCCATCGAACCGCTCTGCCTAAGGCTTTCACCTTAGCCTTTGGAGTAATTAATGTGGAGGAAGCGACAAAAACTCCACAACATTTCTGGTCATATTTTTACTGTTCGTGTATCTGCCGTCGCTCTCCTTCGACACACGACAATGGGTCACAGCGATATAACACCCATCCAGTAATTTGTTGTTACGAGTTAATCATAGCAATTTCGTCACTTAAACCTAGTCTTTCTAGGGTAATAACTGCATTCAAACTGGGGAAATAACTGTATTAATTGCTACTCTATATCAAAGGAAATAGTTGAATTATCAAATAGTATAAATATTTTGGCGATCAAATGCCAGTCACTAATTAGTGATGATCTGATTAATGATTATTCCTGGGTCTGTGCAGAAAGCTGAAAACCGATCCTTTGCTCCCATGCTGCCTTAATGATCAGTCTTTGACGGCATACAATATGATTAGGACTGACGCAAGTGTCATATTTTTTTCTTTGTGGGTTGTCAAAAGTCAATAGTCAATAGTCCAAAAATCAAATAATAGCGCTTGCCTAACTAGCAGCAAGCGCTATTATTGCGATTTAATTCAGGGATGGAAATAGTTAAAATTAATTCCCTGAAATTTAACATTAATTGGTCAGTTTCTAATCTATTAGGCTGCACTGCTACGAGTTAACAAGTTCCACAAGAAAACTGCGACAAGTGCGCCAATAACTGCTACTAAGATACCAGGAATACTTAGACTAGGAGCAGCTAGGGCAAAATTTCCTGTACTGAAGAAAAGACCCAAACTACCACCAATAAAAGCACCGATAATTCCTAGAACGATTGTTCCTAGTATTCCACCACCTTGATGACCGGGGTAGATAGCTTTGGCAATAGCACCAGCAATTAGACCTAAAACAATCCAAGCAATAATGTTCATTTTGAGTTAATTTTGGTAAATAGCTTTTTCTGAACAATTACACATTAACGATTCAACCCTTGGCGTTTAATCTACCATCAGAAATAATTCTTATATCCTGGAGGAATAGTTTAATAACTGTCTTTTTTTTCATCTACGTCTACTGGATATGAATAAGTGACGCCTGATGTCAATTGAAAACGTCTTTTATCTGGTAAGGGTTTTGATAATTATCCCAAATCATGCTTTTGGAGCTATCAACGAAATTACAATAGTTTCAATACTTAATTCACATTAGACATAATTTATAAAAAAAGCTCCTAGCCGGTCTAAGACTAGGGGCCTATCAATTCATTGCTTGGTAATTGCAGTATAAGCATTTTTCATGGTCTTATCCTCTACTTGAAGAATTAAGCTAATGTTTCAACTCAATTTTGGAGGAAGCAAATAATTATTCAAGTTGTATTTTTAGGTTGAAGCCAAATTCTCTCTGTCGGAGAGAGGACAAGATAGCACCGATGGAACTCACGTTCAGTTAAGGCATAGTCAACAGTATCCTTCGAGGCTGTTGGTTTACCAAAGCGGGATGCACCATTAAACTAAACAATCGACATAGAAGCTAAGTTTCCATTGAACCCAGTAATCTCTATAATGGCGTCAGTTGTAGCTGAAAATCCTTTGGTAGAATCATTGAGAGCTAAGAATGTCCGCTGATCATCACCTGTACCTAAATAAAATGTTGCCGCTTTATTAGCAGCAAAACTAGATCTGTGCAATAAGTTTTGTATTTCAGCCTCAGTCAGCGTGTTAATCTTGCCGAGGTGAGCAACTTTAGCTGCTGAAACTGCTCTCGGGCCATCAATTGTATCTACACCAATATTTAGATCCTTAATCACATCAAAATTGGATAGTAATGAATCTGTCAGATACTGAAAACGAAATTGATCACGCCCACAACCACCAGTTAGAATATCAGCCCCAGCACCGCCAACTAAGGTATCATTACCATTACCACCATAGAGTTGGTCGTTACCATTACTACCAATGAGTTTATCGTTACTCTCCTCACCGTAGAGGATCAAACCTTGTACTAAATCATCGTTAATAGACTTGGCTATCAGTTGATTTTCGCTATCATAAGCGTAGCTGACAAGAGTATCATTAACACCATCATTATTATTGTCAATCTCCTCAGATATGAGATTACCGCTGGGATCATAGTTGTATGTGGTAACTTGATCAACGAAGCTGTCGTTATTCTTGTCCAGGTTTTTAGTTTGTAGATTACCATCAGCATCGTAGCTGTAAGTTGTGACTGCATCTATAGTGCCGTTATGATTCTCGTCAAGTTGTTCGGATGTCAGCTTGCTGTTACT
Above is a window of Nostoc sp. UHCC 0702 DNA encoding:
- a CDS encoding DUF4082 domain-containing protein; translation: MLSEPAFIDYVLGIATKNLRLFDDKDPRIDGNIAGEDLPYDAGFKFRTSVQGIIKAIRAWIPATDDINQSHKARLWDVETQQLLTEAEFTNIAGDSWNEVTLSTPIPIQPNKIYLVSTEILKRLPRAGSLFNNSYTKDAITVLGASESINGVFAYYAAGYNNRATQYPAFPTFSYQNSYYYQDIVFDPASLTRTIHVREHVTTHPIFLENLKEGTEGWDNINYAQNSEIAAFVSSESINKGEFIDIKASLLIPGNIKIEVFRLGYYDGVGARLVYSVDDITAITQSTEIVNPATKLVRFNWLTIYTLQTDSTWVTGCYLVKLTDKSTGKQCLSFFVLRDDNLQSDILYKFGFSTHYAYNGFAYNTSNRYSAYSGGERSLSISVDRPWEGNTNNPGTPNSNPLRWEYQTIRWLEKNAYRVSYCSGQDIDKNGSGYVKKYSAFMISGHDEYWSFKEYKAIKEAIESGVSVVSLSANTCYWNIKWSSDYRTAVIHKRNEDLAGGRVSNYQLDTLNIPPTYRFRDPELFGKTIDGCTITAELGLLGVGYIGDTSNLYGGYSLQIKKDDPVLRGTGLKPGDQIPLLVGYEWDHIDPDPSAQPQTKIGTPSFTDSIIFESTITDPIPNSSNVSQSFIGDLPLSAVQTAQGVYFTAPSGAKVFSAGSLQTSWGLDSWQVSPSRESKLYQRIIYNVLEDMGVWPGFEPPQSS
- the psbA gene encoding photosystem II q(b) protein, translating into MTATIQQRSSANVWDRFCEWITSTNNRLYIGWFGVLMIPTLLAATTCFIIAFIAAPPVDIDGIREPVAGSLLYGNNIISGAVVPSSNAIGLHFYPIWEAASLDEWLYNGGPYQLVIFHFLCGVFCYLGREWELSYRLGMRPWICLAFSAPVAAATAVFLIYPIGQGSFSDGMPLGISGTFNFMIVFQAEHNILMHPFHMLGVAGVFGGSLFSAMHGSLVTSSLVRETTENESQNYGYKFGQEEETYNIVAAHGYFGRLIFQYASFNNSRSLHFFLAAWPVIGIWFTALGVSTMAFNLNGFNFNQSVIDSQGRVINTWADIINRANLGMEVMHERNAHNFPLDLAAGDEARVALTAPAING
- a CDS encoding DUF2252 domain-containing protein, which translates into the protein MLKYICAIAAVFIFTLEFASTVEAATPRSSWVVNEIYQYNHPFASQLPQELATKMQKMTASPFAFYRGTAHIFYRDMQTLPGSAFVNSPTSAIWLEGDMHMQNLGGMRDSNDNNVFDTTDFDEGYLGPYVWDLRRMAVSILLAAKENGLSSSDAQDIVRNFLDTYLNKMSDFKGTNDELSYRLESGNTNGVVKDLIQKASNNSRSDLLDKNTILNNSGNRVFQTTSVLQPVSLSTYSDITNALSSYIASIPTSKRYSNSYYTLKDIRLKLGSGTGSLGKYRYYLLIEGPSSATDDDRILEMKQEGSSAVAIAVPGLLPTSVYGNHEGERVTITTKAMLTNTDPLVGYTTVNGIPFMVHEKSPYQVDFDYTLLTTKSKFMDAMGYVGKAVAKNHAISDKDYDAAIIPYSVDKEVTDIVSGNKSGFKDEIVNFAVDYATQIEYDYASFVNAYNQGVTLY
- a CDS encoding GlsB/YeaQ/YmgE family stress response membrane protein, with the protein product MNIIAWIVLGLIAGAIAKAIYPGHQGGGILGTIVLGIIGAFIGGSLGLFFSTGNFALAAPSLSIPGILVAVIGALVAVFLWNLLTRSSAA